A region from the Silene latifolia isolate original U9 population chromosome 7, ASM4854445v1, whole genome shotgun sequence genome encodes:
- the LOC141590242 gene encoding uncharacterized protein LOC141590242, which produces MGRSRNENSAASVIQPFDLAQEVAPDDDRVESEEEYVPVTQNNSASSISDKDATSKQTVLRSGPVFFDNKPLVVKDWTPDVKMVKSEVEVVPIWIRFYGLDLKFWGLTLNKIAILVGKPVRLDTATHTKSFLGYARIMVEVSMGQDFPDVIEFLDEMDVCHRQIVHYEWKPVKCTECSGMGHLAAVCRKKKEVVQNKGKARQEWRPKPTQAPPVPPAAPTPMEIPLPTIDPTSIVTPIPVNGGILNTITPARIIIKLLRQGPDKAQETRVRTNNIEKVKNGLNKHWQLLHNNDIKDGGRIWLMCDEQVYKVELISKFAQVIHVRVTYMLNNFSRILSMVYGFNKSHEREDLWHALSSLGNCMKDPWLVMGDFNNVLFMDECIGSTITTAEYLKAPLKDLNREYFGHVETAAHLAEALLHDIQKKVHADPGNLTLQEEEKQAAQSFSEMEEAWRSFLAQKAKLQWLNNGDDNTHYFHCSIKARRRSNKVLQIKNVHGIICDNNITIEQAFLDYYISLLGSDRAVIPVCKGVMAHGALVSESQATVMIREVTDAEIKDALFSIPPDKAHGPDGYTSQFFKDTFPVVGPDIIQAVKDFFRNGRLL; this is translated from the exons ATGGG TCGTTCGCGGAATGAGAACTCTGCTGCTTCTGTGATTCAGCCGTTTGATCTGGCTCAGGAAGTGGCACCTGATGATGATCGCGTTGAATCGGAGGAGGAGTACGTGCCTGTTACTCAGAATAATTCAGCGTCTTCAATATCTGATAAG GATGCTACTAGCAAGCAAACTGTTTTGAGATCAGGACCAGTTTTCTTTGATAACAAACCTCTGGTTGTCAAGGATTGGACTCCTGATGTTAAAATGGTTAAATCTGAAGTGGAGGTTGTACCTATCTGGATTAGGTTTTACGGTTTGGACTTAAAATTCTGGGGTTTAACTCTGAATAAAATCGCCATTTTAGTGGGTAAACCTGTGAGACTTGACACTGCTACTCACACTAAGTCATTCTTGGGCTATGCCAGGATTATGGTTGAGGTGAGCATGGGACAGGATTTTCCTGATGTTATCGAATTTTTGGATGAAATGGATGTTTGTCACAGACAAATAGTCCATTATGAGTGGAAACCTGTGAAATGTACTGAATGTTCAGGCATGGGACATCTAGCTGCTGTTTGTAGGAAGAAAAAGGAAGTGGTTCAAAACAAAGGTAAGGCAAGGCAGGAATGGAGACCTAAGCCTACTCAGGCTCCTCCTGTTCCTCCTGCTGCACCTACACCTATGGAGATACCACTTCCCACAATTGATCCTACATCTATAGTTACTCCTATACCAGTTAATGGAGGGATACTGAATACCATCACTCCTGCCAGAATTATTATTAAATTGTTGAGGCAAGGTCCTGACAAAGCTCAAG AAACTAGAGTTAGAACTAATAACATTGAAAAGGTGAAGAATGGGTTGAATAAGCATTGGCAGTTACttcataataatgacattaaagaTGGGGGTAGAATTTGGCTTATGTGTGATGAACAGGTCTATAAGGTGGAACTGATTTCTAAATTTGCTCAAGTCATTCATGTGAGAGTGACTTACATGCTCAATAACTTCTCACGGATTCTGTCTATGGTGTATGGTTTCAACAAAAGCCATGAAAGGGAGGACTTATGGCATGCTCTAAGTTCTTTAGGTAACTGTATGAAGGATCCTTGGCTAGTGATGGGTGACTTTAACAATGTTCTTTTTATGGATGAGTGTATAGGATCCACTATCACTACTGCTGAG TATCTTAAAGCTCCTCTGAAGGATCTGAACAGGGAGTATTTTGGTCATGTTGAGACTGCTGCTCATCTTGCAGAGGCCCTGCTGCATGACATTCAAAAGAAGGTTCATGCTGACCCTGGTAATCTTACTCTACAGGAAGAGGAAAAGCAAGCTGCTCAATCTTTTTCTGAGATGGAGGAGGCCTGGAGGAGTTTCCTGGCTCAAAAAGCCAAGCTGCAATGGTTAAATAATGGGGATGATAACACCCACTATTTCCATTGCTCTATCAAAGCGAGAAGGAGAAGTAATAAAGTGCTGCAAATTAAGAATGTACATGGGATCATCTGTGACAATAATATTACCATTGAGCAAGCTTTCCTTGACTACTATATTTCTCTACTAGGTAGTGACAGAGCTGTGATTCCAGTTTGTAAGGGAGTTATGGCACATGGGGCTTTGGTTTCTGAGAGCCAGGCTACTGTTATGATAAGAGAAGTCACTGATGCAGAAATCAAGGATGCTCTGTTCTCCATACCACCTGATAAAGCTCATGGACCGGATGGCTATACCAGTCAGTTCTTCAAGGATACCTTCCCTGTGGTTGGTCCTGACATCATCCAAGCTGTTAAGGATTTCTTTAGGAATGGTAGGCTCCTTTAG
- the LOC141590243 gene encoding uncharacterized protein LOC141590243 — MANLGFWNVRVSNSPNKQRDIRWYLHNNNIGLVGLMETRVRTCSINKVHEGIGTKWSLITDNSTCEGGRIWVVWDDGVFQVDVVHCEAQESLENIHELIQEPWIVCGDFNNILGYDEIIGSVVTEGEIKGFLECTAHCELADIPTQGAFFTWSNKQEEHGRRFTRIDRVLVNMESLMAFPDTNTKFCLKGCLIITHVLRNYGGLIPREGIALNTLICGEVMRSF; from the exons ATGGCTAACCTAgggttttggaatgttagggtGAGTAATAGCCCTAATAAGCAAAGAGACATTAGATGGTATCTGCATAATAATAATATAGGATTAGTTGGCTTGATGGAAACAAGAGTTCGTACTTGTTCAATAAATAAGGTTCATGAAGGGATTGGGACTAAGTGGTCTTTGATCACTGATAATAGTACTTGTGAGGGGGGCAGAATATGGGTGGTATGGGATGATGGTGTGTTTCAAGTGGATGTTGTTCATTGTGAAGCACAG GAATCTTtagagaatattcatgagttgATACAAGAGCCATGGATTGTTTGTGGGGATTTTAACAACATTCTTGGCtatgacgagataattggttctGTGGTGACTGAAGGGGAAATAAAGGGATTTTTGGAATGTACTGCACATTGTGAACTTGCTGATATTCCAACTCAGGGAGCCTTTTTCACCTGGAGCAACAAGCAGGAGGAGCATGGACGGAGGTTCACTAGGATTGATAGGGTATTGGTTAATATGGAAAGCCTCATGGCATTTCCTGATACTAATACTAAATTTTGCCTGAAGGGTTGTTTGATCATAACCCATGTGTTACGGAATTATGGAGGACTCATACCAAGAGAAGGAATAGCtttaaatactttaatatgtggggaaGTGATGAGAAGTTTTTAA